In Drosophila simulans strain w501 chromosome 3R, Prin_Dsim_3.1, whole genome shotgun sequence, a single window of DNA contains:
- the LOC6729168 gene encoding uncharacterized protein LOC6729168 isoform X2 → MLLLLLAFIMRFVDISKRCAACSRAGIDCTHHGGQSNPQTSDANGNHTACWQHVAGGTSNSSSTSSGCDSNSSSKENYYVPQQLQHQRQRAAKHSKPGNIGVSPQQLEQIRFYQRMQQQQLQLLQQQLLQRRRLQQQLLQQGVPSPPANATTTTAGLTCNQQYLRQQRMQQQQQQQYVDHNSNNDNDYLNNYLNNSINQRNNGTKIRRGMTEFSTNNDHSKPHFTASQQKPHQNSPIHQQAFTPSNPNSHPHLLQRLAQQQQQQQQHQRPHKFQQTLAFSQLNNGNNTAAHILPGSSPHSPLSYRNPLNSPSNSPFSNTAQTTIGKRFQQQQLTDRLLQQQHLQQCQQQQLQSLGSSDVEEDLAAEELSEESLKQNVAIVLSNLDRYNNALRSIILNEQVSSSLITPSDSLLFGEDSSGLLYCDNDNSRKHQGNNNFVLGKMAATPESDYNSNATTPGGRSSEQQLQQQQQQQQQLGVGGMLCGGGGGVGMRETTNGGGNNLNCSLASSHDFTHDNSDYQWFLDYGYRDGCGGMQRSVLSSLSASYNAMGDLIYYEDLAKNLDANLAEVDMESFRAEDIHSLLSHLPAYCKSLGGANSRLQQSLLLQQQQQQQQQLQQQQVLQHSNMLQHNMSQTSTTSTNELIDNSFCKSELLFSPVRESHISVDSLDMDAYPDDGEIILTCNKDNYTIAFEGSVLYSDDSFYADPSDIAARNKQNCINLHSNLEDIVKRNKALEVSMSRSAQAFQPICPMSPKGQAATSSAAKLQRRSLFLVSPARRYPSGNNNTETITITRHLPQCTVRKSSSLPNLQNEESMAGSCHKEQGPEESGPQAVPLNVSQAISTSTMEAGKSRSRNMLPMCQMPISISVSISERLQQQADQQLPSEQITPTSQQPQQQHHHSHHHRHKHRCSCSQESQNFHISGSASSGNSSNPPAFNLVKLFIKQKSSNSSGGQEDLGAQASAHTCMDVSSGCWPSSDAASSSSGSLEQRLRKKSMNDSGKGSAVSRHDEEEHYPDTETPRRQLRARSEAVFYDDVASSSSTGSLTATNSPAHRRRSMPLRNPQLYQLAAQVSTGSQMSSEASSEQLTQVPRRAEAGCGTSTRPLSCASSSEMITRSMQTSCGSLSTTRSSVSDRYRCVPPSFLEKLNNLGEERQAPIYVIYPNYALPDLGFVKTNASTDVIFSPFNYKMTMDGATGSTSSSGSLRKQRNSSQSVSEDEILKTLDYKHVADWQSLATLLPSEYRRRLQHIPEVKHLVRQLDAELSQRPLFCMSPPLRRNRTHICDCAKYFQGQQTQMDEASSSGSSQQPSSGYRGSSTLLTDSELDVDPLKQMYVYQYDQQRMDSGVETSPGSQLTQTPPQPMPRSILRKAHSAQSRSKRNSMIEAQQTQKLTKLEKRRSLQEPPNNYGLGSTDELADVFEEEEHSQQAPPVKQRLSRKDLDARARAESFLASLPRSELKYYAEIASILESSGEHVTYDAAALKKEVSRVLSQQKKVSFNDEGVAAGLQQHAKRFATPPNSPNISMGALKRDTVDVLEQRKIESNRFKRLQIQWELMSKDSSMLKELANEAATKSGGSTPTSGNSTGSNSAPRSRIPRPVSYPAGRSSTPTSSRTAPVLATPSPARPATPKTVTKSHNKPGLFTSPRPSRLTSAQEAAGGNKVSTRSPSRIVQPKRYSLAGATTPTSTTPTSARARTPTNRVAVTAPNTPKRQAVAQSPRPTSRVR, encoded by the exons atgttgttgctgctgctcgcctTCATCATGAGATTCGTAGACATTTCCAAGCGCTGTGCCGCCTGCTCCAGGGCCGGCATCGATTGCACCCACCACGGCGGCCAGAGCAATCCGCAAACTAGCGATGCCAACGGCAACCACACGGCCTGCTGGCAACATGTCGCCGGTGGCacgagcaacagcagcagcaccagcagcggcTGCGACAGCAACAGCTCCTCCAAGGAGAACTACTAtgtgccgcagcagctgcaacatcaGCGGCAAAGGGCTGCCAAGCACAGCAAACCCGGCAACATTGGCGTTAGTCCGCAACAACTCGAGCAGATACGCTTCTATCAGCgcatgcagcaacagcagttgcaactgttgcagcagcagttgctgcagcGTCGGCgcctgcaacagcaactgctgcaacaGGGTGTGCCCTCGCCTCCAGCAAATGCAACAACTACAACGGCGGGTCTCACCTGCAATCAACAGTATTTGCGACAGCAGcgaatgcagcagcaacagcagcagcaatatgtggaccacaacagcaacaatgacAATGACTATTTGAACAACTATCTGAACAACAGCATTAACCAGCGAAACAATG GCACCAAAATTCGACGTGGCATGACAGAATTCTCAACAAACAACGATCACAGCAAACCGCATTTCACCGCATCTCAGCAGAAGCCGCATCAGAACTCACCCATCCATCAGCAAGCATTCACTCCATCCAATCCCAACTCTCACCCACATCTGCTTCAACGATTggcccaacagcaacagcagcagcagcagcatcagcgtCCCCATAAGTTTCAGCAGACCTTGGCCTTTAGCCAGCtaaacaacggcaacaacacgGCTGCCCACATTCTGCCCGGATCATCGCCACATTCCCCGCTTAGCTACCGCAATCCGCTGAACAGTCCCAGCAATTCGCCATTCAGCAACACGGCACAGACGACAATTGGGAAGCgcttccagcagcagcagctgaccGATCGcttgttgcagcagcaacatctgcagcagtgccagcagcagcaactgcaatcGCTGGGCAGCAGCGATGTGGAGGAGGATCTGGCTGCGGAGGAACTGAGCGAGGAGAGTCTCAAGCAGAATGTGGCCATTGTGCTGAGCAATTTGGATCGGTATAACAACGCGTTGCGCAGCATTATCCTGAATGAGCAGGTGAGCAGCAGCCTCATCACGCCCAGCGACAGCCTCCTGTTTGGCGAGGACTCGAGCGGTTTGCTCTACTGCGACAACGACAACTCTAGGAAGCATCAGGGCAACAATAACTTTGTTCTGGGCAAGATGGCAGCCACACCAGAGTCGGACTACAATAGCAATGCAACCACGCCGGGAGGTCGCAGCAGCGagcaacagttgcagcagcagcaacagcaacagcagcaacttggGGTAGGTGGGATGctttgtggtggtggtggcggtgtcGGGATGCGGGAAACTACTAATGGCGGTGGCAACAATCTCAACTGCTCGTTGGCCTCGTCGCACGACTTTACTCACGACAATTCCGATTACCAGTGGTTCCTGGACTACGGCTATCGAGATGGCTGCGGCGGAATGCAGCGCAGCGTTTTGAGTTCCCTCTCCGCCTCGTACAATGCGATGGGGGATCTGATCTACTATGAGGATCTGGCCAAGAATCTGGACGCCAATCTGGCCGAAGTGGACATGGAGAGTTTCCGGGCGGAGGACATACATTCCCTGCTCTCGCATCTGCCCGCCTATTGCAAGAGCTTGGGCGGTGCAAACAGTCGCCTTCAGCAATCTTTGCTgcttcagcagcaacagcagcagcaacagcagctacaacagcaacaggtgCTGCAGCACAGCAATATGTTGCAGCACAACATGTCCCAGACGTCGACTACCTCCACAAACGAACTGATCGACAACTCCTTCTGCAAGTCGGAGTTGCTCTTTTCGCCGGTGAGGGAGTCGCACATCTCGGTGGATTCACTGGATATGGACGCCTATCCGGATGACGGCGAGATTATACTCACCTGCAACAAGGACAACTACACGATCGCCTTTGAGGGCAGTGTGCTATACTCGGATGATAGTTTCTATG CGGATCCCAGTGACATTGCCGCCAGGAACAAACAGAACTGCATCAACTTGCACAGCAATCTGGAGGACATAGTGAAACGCAATAAAGCCCTGGAGGTGTCCATGTCGCGTTCGGCGCAGGCTTTCCAGCCCATCTGTCCCATGTCGCCCAAGGGACAGGCAGCCACATCATCGGCGGCCAAGCTACAGCG ACGCTCGTTATTCCTTGTTTCGCCCGCTCGCAGGTATCCCTCGGGGAATAATAACACAGAGACCATCACCATAACCAGACACCTACCACAGTGCACCGTGCGAAAGAGTAGCAGTCTGCCCAATCTGCAGAACGAGGAATCCATGGCGGGCAGTTGCCACAAGGAGCAGGGACCGGAGGAGAGTGGACCACAGGCGGTTCCACTGAACGTCTCTCAGGCGATCAGCACCTCCACCATGGAGGCGGGCAAGTCGAGGTCCAGGAATATGCTGCCCATGTGCCAGATGCCCATATCCATTAGTGTTTCGATTTCGGAGAGACTGCAGCAACAGGCGGATCAGCAGCTGCCCAGCGAACAGATCACACCCACATcacagcaaccacaacagcagcatcaccatTCGCACCACCATCGCCACAAGCACCGCTGCAGTTGCTCGCAGGAGAGCCAGAATTTCCACATTTCCGGCTCGGCCTCCTCGGGCAACTCCTCCAATCCGCCAGCCTTCAATCTAGTCAAGCTGTTTATTAAGCAGAAGAGCAGCAACAGTAGTGGCGGCCAGGAGGATTTGGGTGCTCAGGCAAGTGCGCACACCTGTATGGATGTCTCTTCTGGCTGCTGGCCGTCTAGCGATGCAGCCAGCTCCAGTAGTGGCTCCTTGGAGCAGCGACTTCGCAAGAAGAGTATGAACGACTCGGGCAAGGGATCGGCAGTTAGTCGGCATGACGAGGAGGAGCACTACCCAGATACGGAGACACCCAGACGTCAGCTGAGGGCCCGATCGGAGGCAGTGTTCTACGATGATGTCGCCAGCTCCAGTTCCACGGGATCGTTGACTGCGACCAATTCACCAGCACATCGTCGTCGCAGTATGCCACTAAGGAATCCACAACTGTACCAACTGGCTGCTCAGGTATCCACTGGCAGTCAAATGTCCTCGGAGGCCAGCTCGGAACAGCTAACCCAGGTGCCCAGGCGGGCAGAAGCTGGATGCGGAACCAGTACGCGTCCGTTGTCGTGTGCCTCCAGCTCCGAAATGATCACGCGCTCCATGCAGACCTCCTGCGGATCACTGAGCACCACAAGGAGCAGTGTGAGCGATCGCTATCGCTGTGTGCCGCCCTCGTTCCTCGAGAAACTCAATAACTTGGGTGAGGAGCGACAGGCGCCCATTTACGTGATCTATCCAAACTATGCCCTGCCCGATTTGGGATTCGTTAAGACTAATGCCAGCACAGACGTGATCTTCTCACCCTTCAACTACAAGATGACGATGGATGGAGCGACTGGTAGTACCAGCAGCTCGGGATCTCTGAGGAAGCAgcgcaacagcagccagaGCGTGAGTGAAGATGAAATACTCAAGACGCTGGACTACAAGCACGTTGCCGACTGGCAGTCGCTGGCCACCTTGCTGCCGTCGGAATACCGCCGGCGGTTGCAGCACATTCCGGAGGTGAAGCACCTGGTGCGGCAACTGGATGCGGAGCTATCACAACGTCCCCTATTCTGTATGTCGCCGCCGCTACGACGAAATCGCACGCACATCTGCGACTGTGCCAAGTACTTCCAGGGCCAGCAGACCCAAATGGACGAGGCATCCAGCTCGGGATCCAGTCAGCAGCCCAGCTCCGGTTATCGTGGCTCATCCACGCTGCTCACCGACTCTGAGCTGGACGTGGATCCGCTGAAGCAGATGTATGTGTACCAGTACGATCAGCAGCGCATGGATTCGGGCGTGGAAACCAGTCCTGGTAGTCAGTTAACTCAAACCCCGCCGCAACCCATGCCTCGAAGCATTCTGCGCAAGGCCCACTCCGCACAGTCGCGCTCCAAGCGCAATTCCATGATCGAGGCACAGCAGACGCAGAAGCTGACCAAGCTGGAGAAGCGTCGCAGTTTGCAGGAACCACCGAACAACTACGGTTTGGGCTCCACCGACGAACTAGCCGATGTCtttgaggaggaggagcacagTCAGCAGGCGCCGCCGGTGAAACAGAGGCTTTCTCGCAAGGATCTGGATGCCAGGGCACGGGCTGAGAGCTTCCTGGCCTCCTTGCCGCGTTCTGAGCTCAAGTATTACGCCGAGATCGCGTCGATTCTAGAGTCTTCCGGCGAGCATGTGACCTACGATGCTGCCGCCCTGAAAAAGGAGGTGAGCCGAGTGCTTAGCCAGCAGAAGAAGGTGTCATTCAATGATGAGGGTGTGGCTGCCGGACTGCAGCAGCACGCCAAACGTTTCGCCACGCCTCCCAACTCGCCCAACATCTCCATGGGTGCACTGAAACGCGATACAGTGGATGTGCTGGAGCAGCGCAAGATCGAAAGCAATCGCTTCAAGCGCCTGCAAATCCAGTGGGAGCTCATGAGCAAGGACTCGAGTATGCTTAAGGAGCTGGCCAACGAGGCGGCCACCAAGAGCGGCGGTTCCACGCCCACCTCGGGCAATTCGACTGGCTCCAACTCCGCGCCAAGGTCAAGGATTCCAAGGCCTGTTAGCTACCCAGCGGGCAG AAgttccacgcccacttcgTCACGTACTGCCCCCGTTTTGGCCACGCCCTCACCGGCTAGGCCGGCCACTCCCAAGACTGTCACTAAAAGCCACAACAAACCCGGTCTTTTTACCTCCCCCCGCCCTAGCAGACTGACCAGCGCCCAGGAAGCAGCCGGCGGTAACAAGGTCAGCACTCGATCGCCCAGCAGGATTGTGCAGCCGAAGCGTTATAGTCTGGCCGGCgcgaccacgcccacatccACAACACCCACTTCGGCCAGGGCACGCACGCCCACCAATCGAGTGGCTGTTACGGCGCCAAATACGCCCAAACGCCAGGCGGTTGCCCAGTCGCCCAG ACCCACCTCGCGAGTGCGTTGA
- the LOC6729168 gene encoding uncharacterized protein LOC6729168 isoform X5, with the protein MLLLLLAFIMRFVDISKRCAACSRAGIDCTHHGGQSNPQTSDANGNHTACWQHVAGGTSNSSSTSSGCDSNSSSKENYYVPQQLQHQRQRAAKHSKPGNIGVSPQQLEQIRFYQRMQQQQLQLLQQQLLQRRRLQQQLLQQGVPSPPANATTTTAGLTCNQQYLRQQRMQQQQQQQYVDHNSNNDNDYLNNYLNNSINQRNNGTKIRRGMTEFSTNNDHSKPHFTASQQKPHQNSPIHQQAFTPSNPNSHPHLLQRLAQQQQQQQQHQRPHKFQQTLAFSQLNNGNNTAAHILPGSSPHSPLSYRNPLNSPSNSPFSNTAQTTIGKRFQQQQLTDRLLQQQHLQQCQQQQLQSLGSSDVEEDLAAEELSEESLKQNVAIVLSNLDRYNNALRSIILNEQVSSSLITPSDSLLFGEDSSGLLYCDNDNSRKHQGNNNFVLGKMAATPESDYNSNATTPGGRSSEQQLQQQQQQQQQLGVGGMLCGGGGGVGMRETTNGGGNNLNCSLASSHDFTHDNSDYQWFLDYGYRDGCGGMQRSVLSSLSASYNAMGDLIYYEDLAKNLDANLAEVDMESFRAEDIHSLLSHLPAYCKSLGGANSRLQQSLLLQQQQQQQQQLQQQQVLQHSNMLQHNMSQTSTTSTNELIDNSFCKSELLFSPVRESHISVDSLDMDAYPDDGEIILTCNKDNYTIAFEGSVLYSDDSFYADPSDIAARNKQNCINLHSNLEDIVKRNKALEVSMSRSAQAFQPICPMSPKGQAATSSAAKLQRRSLFLVSPARRYPSGNNNTETITITRHLPQCTVRKSSSLPNLQNEESMAGSCHKEQGPEESGPQAVPLNVSQAISTSTMEAGKSRSRNMLPMCQMPISISVSISERLQQQADQQLPSEQITPTSQQPQQQHHHSHHHRHKHRCSCSQESQNFHISGSASSGNSSNPPAFNLVKLFIKQKSSNSSGGQEDLGAQASAHTCMDVSSGCWPSSDAASSSSGSLEQRLRKKSMNDSGKGSAVSRHDEEEHYPDTETPRRQLRARSEAVFYDDVASSSSTGSLTATNSPAHRRRSMPLRNPQLYQLAAQVSTGSQMSSEASSEQLTQVPRRAEAGCGTSTRPLSCASSSEMITRSMQTSCGSLSTTRSSVSDRYRCVPPSFLEKLNNLGEERQAPIYVIYPNYALPDLGFVKTNASTDVIFSPFNYKMTMDGATGSTSSSGSLRKQRNSSQSVSEDEILKTLDYKHVADWQSLATLLPSEYRRRLQHIPEVKHLVRQLDAELSQRPLFCMSPPLRRNRTHICDCAKYFQGQQTQMDEASSSGSSQQPSSGYRGSSTLLTDSELDVDPLKQMYVYQYDQQRMDSGVETSPGSQLTQTPPQPMPRSILRKAHSAQSRSKRNSMIEAQQTQKLTKLEKRRSLQEPPNNYGLGSTDELADVFEEEEHSQQAPPVKQRLSRKDLDARARAESFLASLPRSELKYYAEIASILESSGEHVTYDAAALKKEVSRVLSQQKKVSFNDEGVAAGLQQHAKRFATPPNSPNISMGALKRDTVDVLEQRKIESNRFKRLQIQWELMSKDSSMLKELANEAATKSGGSTPTSGNSTGSNSAPRSRIPRPVSYPAGRLTSAQEAAGGNKVSTRSPSRIVQPKRYSLAGATTPTSTTPTSARARTPTNRVAVTAPNTPKRQAVAQSPRPTSRVR; encoded by the exons atgttgttgctgctgctcgcctTCATCATGAGATTCGTAGACATTTCCAAGCGCTGTGCCGCCTGCTCCAGGGCCGGCATCGATTGCACCCACCACGGCGGCCAGAGCAATCCGCAAACTAGCGATGCCAACGGCAACCACACGGCCTGCTGGCAACATGTCGCCGGTGGCacgagcaacagcagcagcaccagcagcggcTGCGACAGCAACAGCTCCTCCAAGGAGAACTACTAtgtgccgcagcagctgcaacatcaGCGGCAAAGGGCTGCCAAGCACAGCAAACCCGGCAACATTGGCGTTAGTCCGCAACAACTCGAGCAGATACGCTTCTATCAGCgcatgcagcaacagcagttgcaactgttgcagcagcagttgctgcagcGTCGGCgcctgcaacagcaactgctgcaacaGGGTGTGCCCTCGCCTCCAGCAAATGCAACAACTACAACGGCGGGTCTCACCTGCAATCAACAGTATTTGCGACAGCAGcgaatgcagcagcaacagcagcagcaatatgtggaccacaacagcaacaatgacAATGACTATTTGAACAACTATCTGAACAACAGCATTAACCAGCGAAACAATG GCACCAAAATTCGACGTGGCATGACAGAATTCTCAACAAACAACGATCACAGCAAACCGCATTTCACCGCATCTCAGCAGAAGCCGCATCAGAACTCACCCATCCATCAGCAAGCATTCACTCCATCCAATCCCAACTCTCACCCACATCTGCTTCAACGATTggcccaacagcaacagcagcagcagcagcatcagcgtCCCCATAAGTTTCAGCAGACCTTGGCCTTTAGCCAGCtaaacaacggcaacaacacgGCTGCCCACATTCTGCCCGGATCATCGCCACATTCCCCGCTTAGCTACCGCAATCCGCTGAACAGTCCCAGCAATTCGCCATTCAGCAACACGGCACAGACGACAATTGGGAAGCgcttccagcagcagcagctgaccGATCGcttgttgcagcagcaacatctgcagcagtgccagcagcagcaactgcaatcGCTGGGCAGCAGCGATGTGGAGGAGGATCTGGCTGCGGAGGAACTGAGCGAGGAGAGTCTCAAGCAGAATGTGGCCATTGTGCTGAGCAATTTGGATCGGTATAACAACGCGTTGCGCAGCATTATCCTGAATGAGCAGGTGAGCAGCAGCCTCATCACGCCCAGCGACAGCCTCCTGTTTGGCGAGGACTCGAGCGGTTTGCTCTACTGCGACAACGACAACTCTAGGAAGCATCAGGGCAACAATAACTTTGTTCTGGGCAAGATGGCAGCCACACCAGAGTCGGACTACAATAGCAATGCAACCACGCCGGGAGGTCGCAGCAGCGagcaacagttgcagcagcagcaacagcaacagcagcaacttggGGTAGGTGGGATGctttgtggtggtggtggcggtgtcGGGATGCGGGAAACTACTAATGGCGGTGGCAACAATCTCAACTGCTCGTTGGCCTCGTCGCACGACTTTACTCACGACAATTCCGATTACCAGTGGTTCCTGGACTACGGCTATCGAGATGGCTGCGGCGGAATGCAGCGCAGCGTTTTGAGTTCCCTCTCCGCCTCGTACAATGCGATGGGGGATCTGATCTACTATGAGGATCTGGCCAAGAATCTGGACGCCAATCTGGCCGAAGTGGACATGGAGAGTTTCCGGGCGGAGGACATACATTCCCTGCTCTCGCATCTGCCCGCCTATTGCAAGAGCTTGGGCGGTGCAAACAGTCGCCTTCAGCAATCTTTGCTgcttcagcagcaacagcagcagcaacagcagctacaacagcaacaggtgCTGCAGCACAGCAATATGTTGCAGCACAACATGTCCCAGACGTCGACTACCTCCACAAACGAACTGATCGACAACTCCTTCTGCAAGTCGGAGTTGCTCTTTTCGCCGGTGAGGGAGTCGCACATCTCGGTGGATTCACTGGATATGGACGCCTATCCGGATGACGGCGAGATTATACTCACCTGCAACAAGGACAACTACACGATCGCCTTTGAGGGCAGTGTGCTATACTCGGATGATAGTTTCTATG CGGATCCCAGTGACATTGCCGCCAGGAACAAACAGAACTGCATCAACTTGCACAGCAATCTGGAGGACATAGTGAAACGCAATAAAGCCCTGGAGGTGTCCATGTCGCGTTCGGCGCAGGCTTTCCAGCCCATCTGTCCCATGTCGCCCAAGGGACAGGCAGCCACATCATCGGCGGCCAAGCTACAGCG ACGCTCGTTATTCCTTGTTTCGCCCGCTCGCAGGTATCCCTCGGGGAATAATAACACAGAGACCATCACCATAACCAGACACCTACCACAGTGCACCGTGCGAAAGAGTAGCAGTCTGCCCAATCTGCAGAACGAGGAATCCATGGCGGGCAGTTGCCACAAGGAGCAGGGACCGGAGGAGAGTGGACCACAGGCGGTTCCACTGAACGTCTCTCAGGCGATCAGCACCTCCACCATGGAGGCGGGCAAGTCGAGGTCCAGGAATATGCTGCCCATGTGCCAGATGCCCATATCCATTAGTGTTTCGATTTCGGAGAGACTGCAGCAACAGGCGGATCAGCAGCTGCCCAGCGAACAGATCACACCCACATcacagcaaccacaacagcagcatcaccatTCGCACCACCATCGCCACAAGCACCGCTGCAGTTGCTCGCAGGAGAGCCAGAATTTCCACATTTCCGGCTCGGCCTCCTCGGGCAACTCCTCCAATCCGCCAGCCTTCAATCTAGTCAAGCTGTTTATTAAGCAGAAGAGCAGCAACAGTAGTGGCGGCCAGGAGGATTTGGGTGCTCAGGCAAGTGCGCACACCTGTATGGATGTCTCTTCTGGCTGCTGGCCGTCTAGCGATGCAGCCAGCTCCAGTAGTGGCTCCTTGGAGCAGCGACTTCGCAAGAAGAGTATGAACGACTCGGGCAAGGGATCGGCAGTTAGTCGGCATGACGAGGAGGAGCACTACCCAGATACGGAGACACCCAGACGTCAGCTGAGGGCCCGATCGGAGGCAGTGTTCTACGATGATGTCGCCAGCTCCAGTTCCACGGGATCGTTGACTGCGACCAATTCACCAGCACATCGTCGTCGCAGTATGCCACTAAGGAATCCACAACTGTACCAACTGGCTGCTCAGGTATCCACTGGCAGTCAAATGTCCTCGGAGGCCAGCTCGGAACAGCTAACCCAGGTGCCCAGGCGGGCAGAAGCTGGATGCGGAACCAGTACGCGTCCGTTGTCGTGTGCCTCCAGCTCCGAAATGATCACGCGCTCCATGCAGACCTCCTGCGGATCACTGAGCACCACAAGGAGCAGTGTGAGCGATCGCTATCGCTGTGTGCCGCCCTCGTTCCTCGAGAAACTCAATAACTTGGGTGAGGAGCGACAGGCGCCCATTTACGTGATCTATCCAAACTATGCCCTGCCCGATTTGGGATTCGTTAAGACTAATGCCAGCACAGACGTGATCTTCTCACCCTTCAACTACAAGATGACGATGGATGGAGCGACTGGTAGTACCAGCAGCTCGGGATCTCTGAGGAAGCAgcgcaacagcagccagaGCGTGAGTGAAGATGAAATACTCAAGACGCTGGACTACAAGCACGTTGCCGACTGGCAGTCGCTGGCCACCTTGCTGCCGTCGGAATACCGCCGGCGGTTGCAGCACATTCCGGAGGTGAAGCACCTGGTGCGGCAACTGGATGCGGAGCTATCACAACGTCCCCTATTCTGTATGTCGCCGCCGCTACGACGAAATCGCACGCACATCTGCGACTGTGCCAAGTACTTCCAGGGCCAGCAGACCCAAATGGACGAGGCATCCAGCTCGGGATCCAGTCAGCAGCCCAGCTCCGGTTATCGTGGCTCATCCACGCTGCTCACCGACTCTGAGCTGGACGTGGATCCGCTGAAGCAGATGTATGTGTACCAGTACGATCAGCAGCGCATGGATTCGGGCGTGGAAACCAGTCCTGGTAGTCAGTTAACTCAAACCCCGCCGCAACCCATGCCTCGAAGCATTCTGCGCAAGGCCCACTCCGCACAGTCGCGCTCCAAGCGCAATTCCATGATCGAGGCACAGCAGACGCAGAAGCTGACCAAGCTGGAGAAGCGTCGCAGTTTGCAGGAACCACCGAACAACTACGGTTTGGGCTCCACCGACGAACTAGCCGATGTCtttgaggaggaggagcacagTCAGCAGGCGCCGCCGGTGAAACAGAGGCTTTCTCGCAAGGATCTGGATGCCAGGGCACGGGCTGAGAGCTTCCTGGCCTCCTTGCCGCGTTCTGAGCTCAAGTATTACGCCGAGATCGCGTCGATTCTAGAGTCTTCCGGCGAGCATGTGACCTACGATGCTGCCGCCCTGAAAAAGGAGGTGAGCCGAGTGCTTAGCCAGCAGAAGAAGGTGTCATTCAATGATGAGGGTGTGGCTGCCGGACTGCAGCAGCACGCCAAACGTTTCGCCACGCCTCCCAACTCGCCCAACATCTCCATGGGTGCACTGAAACGCGATACAGTGGATGTGCTGGAGCAGCGCAAGATCGAAAGCAATCGCTTCAAGCGCCTGCAAATCCAGTGGGAGCTCATGAGCAAGGACTCGAGTATGCTTAAGGAGCTGGCCAACGAGGCGGCCACCAAGAGCGGCGGTTCCACGCCCACCTCGGGCAATTCGACTGGCTCCAACTCCGCGCCAAGGTCAAGGATTCCAAGGCCTGTTAGCTACCCAGCGGGCAG ACTGACCAGCGCCCAGGAAGCAGCCGGCGGTAACAAGGTCAGCACTCGATCGCCCAGCAGGATTGTGCAGCCGAAGCGTTATAGTCTGGCCGGCgcgaccacgcccacatccACAACACCCACTTCGGCCAGGGCACGCACGCCCACCAATCGAGTGGCTGTTACGGCGCCAAATACGCCCAAACGCCAGGCGGTTGCCCAGTCGCCCAG ACCCACCTCGCGAGTGCGTTGA